One window of the Camelus ferus isolate YT-003-E chromosome 12, BCGSAC_Cfer_1.0, whole genome shotgun sequence genome contains the following:
- the LOC116667510 gene encoding uncharacterized protein LOC116667510, whose protein sequence is MATVLHEGAKALPLQQLLNSYFEILLNPGKGAVNREVAEPLNCPAERASCLQDLGLPRNLPHTGWVELQTAALALTLPPSQDSQQTWFRRVLGLSLKQRSCLEGWEGVQSHPGRGSRTTWGAVESGARRDRGDDFGPSRAFLSRKAEVKSQRVRVCRGGREPFLPRSPVPAGSPFSKHPPAPLPVPLLRRADCSRANEEVGSRGRKLSERNVCCRIVRF, encoded by the exons ATGGCCACAGTGTTGCACGAAGGCGCTAAGGCTCTTCCCCTTCAACAGTTACTCAACAGTTACTTTGAAATCCTGTTAAACCCAGGAAAGGGTGCAGTGAACCGAGAAGTGGCTGAGCCTCTCAACTGCCCAGCGGAGAgagcctcctgcctccaggaccTGGGACTTCCCAGGAACCTTCCCCACACTGGCTGGGTGGAGCTGCAGACGGCAGCCCTGGCGCTCACCCTGCCCCCATCTCAAGACAGCCAGCAAACCTGGTTCAGGAGGGTACTCGGCCTCAGTTTGAAACAACGGAGCTGTCTAGAGGGATGGGAGGGGGTGCAGTCCCACCCTGGGCGTGGCTCCAGGACAACTTGGG GTGCGGTGGAATCAGGTGCGCGCCGGGACCGCGGAGATGACTTCGGGCCTTCCCGAGCCTTTCTCTCCCGAAAAGCAGAAGTCAAAAGTCAAAGGGTGAGGGTCTgtaggggaggaagggagccttTCCTGCCTCGATCCCCGGTCCCTGCTGGGTCCCCCTTCTCCAAGCACCCACCCGCACCTCTCCCCGTCCCCCTCCTCCGCCGGGCCGATTGCAGCCGGGCGAATGAGGAAGTCGGGAGCAGAGGGCGGAAACTGAGCGAGCGCAATGTCTGCTGCCGGATTGTCCGATTCTGA